GTCTCAGGCACTGACGGTGTGGGAACTAAACTACGCCTCGCCATGGACTTAAAACGTCATGAGTCCATCGGTATCGATTTAGTCGCTATGTGCGTCAACGACCTAATTGTCCAAGGTGCTGAGCCACTGTTTTTCTTAGACTATTATGCAACTGGCAAACTGGATGTAGATACCGCCGCGAGCGTTATCACGGGGATCGCGGAAGGCTGTAAGCAGTCTGGCTGTGCATTAGTCGGTGGTGAAACCGCTGAAATGCCGGGCATGTACCACGGCGAGGATTATGATGTTGCTGGCTTCTGTGTGGGTGTTGTTGAGCGCTCTGAAATTATTGATGGCACAAAAGTCAGTGCGGGCGACGCGCTGATCGCGTTAGCCTCAAGCGGCCCTCACTCTAACGGTTATTCATTAGTGCGTAAAATTCTGGAAGTCAGCAAAACCAATCCAGAAACCACGCAATTAGCGGGCAAACCTCTCGCTGATCACCTGTTAGAACCAACCCGTATCTATGTTAAAAATGTCTTAGAATTAATTGCTAAAAACGATATTCATGCCATTGCACACATTACGGGCGGCGGCTTCTGGGAAAATATTCCTCGCGTTTTACCTGACAACACCCAAGCCATCATTGACGGCAACAGCTGGGAATGGCCTGCGGTATTCGAATGGCTGCAACAAGCGGGTGATGTCACCACCCACGAAATGTATCGTACATTTAACTGCGGCGTCGGTATTATCATTGCTCTGCCACAAACCGAAGTTGAATCTGCATTAAAACTGCTGAGCGCATTGGGCGAAAATGCTTGGCAGATCGGGACAATTGGCGAATTACCTGCGGGTGAAGAGCAGGTTGTTATCCG
The Providencia alcalifaciens DNA segment above includes these coding regions:
- the purM gene encoding phosphoribosylformylglycinamidine cyclo-ligase, translating into MTDKTSLSYKDAGVDIDAGNALVERIKGVVKETRRPEVMGGLGGFGALCALPQKYREPVLVSGTDGVGTKLRLAMDLKRHESIGIDLVAMCVNDLIVQGAEPLFFLDYYATGKLDVDTAASVITGIAEGCKQSGCALVGGETAEMPGMYHGEDYDVAGFCVGVVERSEIIDGTKVSAGDALIALASSGPHSNGYSLVRKILEVSKTNPETTQLAGKPLADHLLEPTRIYVKNVLELIAKNDIHAIAHITGGGFWENIPRVLPDNTQAIIDGNSWEWPAVFEWLQQAGDVTTHEMYRTFNCGVGIIIALPQTEVESALKLLSALGENAWQIGTIGELPAGEEQVVIR